The following are from one region of the Salvia hispanica cultivar TCC Black 2014 chromosome 1, UniMelb_Shisp_WGS_1.0, whole genome shotgun sequence genome:
- the LOC125195086 gene encoding malonyl CoA-acyl carrier protein transacylase-like, giving the protein MHALLHHHNNRFPLHLIRFTPRSAAMSSAIALSSISLRDPNSFRSSVSLSFRNETRRVSRSNLGKYRVFMSVAVGSDAAVVDDALFKDYTPSTAFLFPGQGAQAVGMGLEAQKVPAAAELYKKANDILGYSLCLVLTLVILTNYLFSQGNYAVSGGLKGIEAVEAKAKAFKARMTVRLAVAGAFHTGFMEPAVSRLEAALASTVIRKPRIPVISNVDAEPHADPETIKKILTRQVTSPVQWETTVKTLLSRGLKKGYELGPGKVIAGIVKRMDRGADIENIGA; this is encoded by the exons ATGCATGCTCTTCTCCACCACCACAACAACCGCTTCCCCCTTCACCTCATTCGCTTTACTCCTCGCTCCGCCGCAATGAGTTCCGCAATCGCGCTATCCTCGATTTCTCTCCGAGACCCCAATTCCTTCAGGAGCTCCGTCTCTCTGAGCTTCAGAAATGAGACTAGGAGGGTTTCGCGGTCGAATTTGGGGAAATATAGGGTTTTCATGAGCGTCGCCGTCGGATCGGATGCGGCGGTCGTTGATGACGCACTCTTCAAGGACTACACGCCTTCTACTGCTTTCCTCTTCCCCGGCCAG GGTGCGCAAGCCGTTGGAATGGGGTTGGAAGCTCAAAAGGTGCCTGCTGCAGCTGAATTGTACAAGAAAGCTAATGATATTTTAGG ATAT TCACTCTGCTTAGTCCTTACCTTGGTCATACTCACAAATTACTTGTTCTCACAGGGAAACTATGCTGTCTCTGGAGGCCTTAAAGGAATTGAAGCAGTTGAAGCAAAGGCGAAAGCATTTAAAGCTCGAATGACA GTCCGGTTAGCAGTTGCTGGAGCTTTCCACACAGGTTTCATGGAGCCTGCCGTATCAAGATTAGAAGCCGCTTTGGCATCGACTGTAATCAGAAAACCCAGAATACCAGTCATATCCAATGTTGACGCAGAACCACATGCAGACCCAGAGACgatcaagaaaatacttaCTCGCCAG GTGACTTCTCCTGTCCAATGGGAGACAACCGTGAAGACATTGTTGAGCAGAGGCTTGAAAAAAGGCTATGAATTAGGACCTGGGAAG GTCATTGCTGGCATTGTGAAAAGGATGGACAGAGGTGCTGACATTGAGAACATTGGTGCCTAA
- the LOC125213804 gene encoding mitoferrin-like: protein MAADTSALPHDGLKFWQFMIAGSVAGMAEHMAMFPVDTIKTQMQALSSCPLNSATVNQAIRSILKSEGATGFYRGIAAMGIGAGPAHAVYDYEACKWSFSGGNPSSHAAAGVCATVASDGYGEAAPPAEGIGAFFVSYRTTVVMNAPFTAVHFATYEAAKRGLMNVSPESAGEEKFVVHATAGALAAAVTTPLDVVKTQLQCQGPGGMRV, encoded by the exons ATGGCCGCCGACACCTCCGCCCTGCCTCACGACGGCCTCAAATTCTGGCAATTCATGATCGCCGGCTCCGTCGCCGGCATGGCGGAGCACATGGCCATGTTCCCCGTCGACACCATCAAAACGCAGATGCAAGCCCTAAGTTCCTGCCCGCTCAATTCCGCCACCGTCAATCAAGCCATCCGATCCATCCTCAAATCCGAAGGCGCCACCGGCTTCTACCGCGGCATCGCCGCCATGGGGATCGGCGCCGGCCCCGCCCATGCCGTCTACGACTACGAGGCGTGCAAGTGGAGCTTCTCCGGCGGAAACCCTAGCAGCCACGCCGCGGCGGGGGTGTGCGCCACCGTGGCCAGCGATGGATATGGTGAAGCAGCGCCTCCAGCTGAGGGGATTGGGGCTTTTTTCGTCTCTTATAGAACTACTGTGGTGATGAATGCGCCCTTCACGGCGGTGCATTTTGCGACGTACGAGGCGGCCAAGAGAGGGTTGATGAATGTGTCGCCGGAGAGCGCCGGGGAGGAGAAGTTTGTGGTTCATGCTACGGCGGGGGCTCTGGCTGCTGCCGTGACGACGCCGTTAGATGTGGTCAAGACTCAATTGCAATGCCAG GGGCCAGGGGGTATGCGGGTGTGA
- the LOC125200649 gene encoding laccase-3-like: MNVLLIFLLGILSVATSFPETHYHEFVVQETPVKRLCKTQNIITVNGQFPGPTITARNGDSLAIKVTNRVRHNISIHWHGIRQMRTPWADGPEFVTQCPIMPGRTYTYRFKIENQEGTLWWHAHSRWLRATVYGALVIFPKSGSSYPFSAPKIDVPVILGEWWNRNIIKVMKQALYTGAGPNVSDAYTVNGQPGDLYKCSAQDTSKISVNPGDTVMLRVINAALNQELFFSVANHKLTVVGSDAAYNKPFTTDVIMVGPGQTTNVVLRADQPPARYYMAARAYQSAQNAAFDNTTTTAILHYKTASAATNPVLPRLPAFNDTATVTAFSSQLRSVRALAKVPTQIDENLFFTIGLGLINCNPGPRCQGPNNTRFAASMNNVSFVLPRTVSLMQAYYQNTPGIYTVDFPPSPPHKFDYTGNVSRALWQPGSGTKLYKLKFGSNVQIVLQDTAIVTTEDHPIHLHGYHFFVVGEGFGNFNPATDTAKFNLVDPPVRNTINVPDGGWAVIRFHADNPGVWLFHCHIDSHLTWGLAMAFIVENGEGPSQSVEPPPADLPKC, encoded by the exons ATGAATGTATTGCTCATCTTTCTTTTAGGCATACTATCTGTCGCCACTTCTTTTCCGGAAACTCACTACCATGAGTTCGTG GTCCAAGAAACACCGGTGAAAAGGCTGTGCAAAACTCAAAACATAATCACGGTGAACGGACAATTCCCGGGTCCAACGATCACTGCAAGAAATGGAGACTCACTAGCCATTAAAGTCACCAATCGAGTGCGTCACAACATTAGCATCCACTG GCACGGTATACGACAGATGCGGACCCCGTGGGCCGATGGTCCTGAATTTGTGACACAGTGCCCCATCATGCCCGGCAGAACCTACACTTACCGTTTCAAGATTGAGAATCAAGAGGGCACATTGTGGTGGCACGCCCACAGCCGGTGGCTCCGAGCTACGGTCTATGGAGCCCTcgttatttttccaaaatcgGGCTCCTCGTATCCCTTCTCTGCACCCAAGATTGATGTTCCCGTCATTCTTG GGGAGTGGTGGAACAGAAACATCATCAAAGTTATGAAACAAGCCCTCTACACTGGAGCTGGCCCAAATGTTTCAGATGCCTACACGGTCAACGGTCAACCAGGAGATCTCTACAAATGCTCTGCCCAAG ACACGAGCAAGATCTCCGTAAACCCTGGTGACACCGTGATGCTAAGAGTAATCAACGCTGCACTCAACCAAGAGCTCTTCTTCTCCGTGGCCAACCATAAACTGACCGTGGTCGGGTCCGACGCCGCCTACAATAAGCCCTTCACCACCGACGTGATCATGGTCGGGCCAGGGCAGACCACCAACGTCGTCCTCAGAGCCGACCAGCCACCCGCGCGCTACTACATGGCCGCGCGGGCCTACCAGTCCGCGCAAAACGCGGCTTTCGAcaacaccaccaccaccgcgaTCCTCCACTACAAAACTGCCTCGGCCGCCACCAACCCTGTCCTGCCCCGGCTACCCGCCTTCAACGACACAGCCACCGTCACCGCATTCTCGAGCCAGCTCAGGAGCGTACGAGCCCTAGCTAAAGTCCCAACACAAATAGACGAAAATCTATTCTTCACCATTGGATTAGGCCTCATAAATTGCAATCCCGGCCCAAGATGCCAAGGCCCTAACAACACACGTTTCGCCGCAAGCATGAACAATGTATCTTTTGTGCTGCCAAGAACTGTTTCCCTTATGCAAGCCTACTACCAAAACACGCCGGGAATCTACACGGTCGATTTCCCGCCTTCTCCTCCGCACAAATTTGACTACACGGGCAACGTGAGCCGGGCGTTGTGGCAGCCCGGCTCCGGCACCAAGCTGTACAAGCTCAAGTTCGGGTCGAACGTGCAGATCGTGCTGCAGGACACGGCCATCGTGACGACGGAGGACCACCCGATCCACCTTCACGGCTACCACTTCTTCGTGGTCGGTGAAGGGTTCGGAAACTTCAACCCGGCAACGGATACCGCTAAGTTCAATCTCGTGGACCCACCGGTTCGGAACACTATCAATGTTCCGGACGGGGGGTGGGCCGTCATTCGCTTCCACGCGGACAATCCTG GCGTGTGGCTTTTCCACTGCCACATAGATTCACATCTGACATGGGGTTTAGCGATGGCATTCATCGTCGAAAATGGAGAAGGGCCGTCGCAATCCGTCGAGCCGCCGCCGGCTGATCTGCCAAAGTGCTAG
- the LOC125195094 gene encoding uncharacterized protein LOC125195094, producing MILEAVADYRLRIWHAYFGVARSNNDINVLHSSHLFNDECQGEGPTVRFVANGMQYNKAYYLADGIYPRWPVFVKTIRQPVGPKQSYFAAKQESAKKDVEWDFGVLQVRWAILRCPVRVWHENDDAYIMYACIILHNMIIDDEGYSAERWTPDEGASTSHGIATAPLQMDVPRSNAYLIQRFTDMRRKTSHTTLEADLVEEVLNRRGGGGRA from the coding sequence ATGATACTGGAAGCTGTTGCTGACTACCGTTTGCgaatctggcatgcgtattttggtgTAGCaaggtcgaacaacgacatcaacgttcTACAttcgtctcatctcttcaatGACGAGTGTCAGGGTGAGGGTCCGACGGTCAGATTCGTGGCCAACGGCATGCAGTACAACAAGGCATACTATTTGGccgatgggatataccctcggtggCCTGTGTTTGTCAAGACGATCCGGCAACCGGTTGGGCCGAAACAATCCTATTTCGCGGCAAAACAAGAGAGTGCTAAGAAGGATGTTGAGTGGGATTTTGGTGTCCTCCAAGTGCGATGGGCCATTCTACGGTGCCCGGTACGAGTTTGGCACGAAAATGATGACGCCTacatcatgtatgcatgtatcatattgcacaatatgataatagatGACGAAGGATATTCTGCAGAGCGTTGGACACCGGATGAGGGTGCTAGTACGAGTCACGGTATTGCAACCGCCCCACTGCAGATGGATGTACCGCGTAGTAATGCATACTTGATCCAACGGTTCACCGATATGCGGAGGAAAACATCACATACGACACTGGAGGCTGATTTGGTCGAAGAGGTCTTGAATCGTAGGGGAGGAGGGGGCAGAGCGTGA
- the LOC125203260 gene encoding laccase-3-like, translating to MQRTIHFLANIFAIILSISLANAETHYHQFVVQATPVKRLCRTHNIITVNGQFPGPTLEVRDGDTLVVKVINSARYNVTIHWHGIRQMRTPWADGPEYVTQCPIQPGASYTYRFTIENQEGTLWWHAHSRWLRATVYGALIIHPKLNVQYPFQKPMTEIPILLGEWWDRDIISVQRQAIFTGAAPNVSDAYTINGQPGDLYRCSRKETAKFYVKSGETVLLRIINAALNQELFFTVANHMLTVVGNDAAYNKPFATRVIMIGPGQTTNVLLTADQLAGRYYMAARAYATAQNAAFDNTTTTAVLEYYSSPPPSTRPLMPALPRFNDTNSATTYTSQLRSLPSNNNRVPTQIHENLFFTVGLGLVNCIPGPRCQGPNNTRFAASMNNVSFVLPRTTSLLQAYYQNIPGVFTTDFPPVPPIAFDYTGNVSRRLWQPRRGTKLYKLKYGSNVQVVLQDTAIVSTEDHPLHLHGYHFYVVGQGFGNFNPRRDTARFNLVDPPLRNTINVPVGGWTVIRFVADNPGVWLMHCHIDSHLRWGLAMSFLVENGPGKMQSVQPPPPDLPPC from the exons ATGCAACGCACAATTCATTTTCTTGCCAATATTTTTGCTATTATTCTCTCAATCTCTCTAGCAAATGCCGAGACTCACTACCATCAATTTGTG GTCCAGGCAACTCCAGTGAAGAGGCTGTGCAGAACTCACAACATAATCACCGTCAACGGACAGTTCCCGGGGCCAACTTTGGAGGTCAGAGATGGCGACACCCTAGTCGTCAAAGTCATCAACAGTGCTCGATACAACGTCACCATCCACTG GCACGGCATTCGCCAAATGAGAACACCTTGGGCTGATGGGCCTGAGTACGTGACTCAGTGCCCGATTCAGCCCGGGGCGAGCTACACCTATCGATTCACCATTGAGAATCAGGAAGGAACCTTGTGGTGGCATGCTCATAGCAGATGGCTTAGAGCTACAGTCTATGGGGCCCTCATTATTCACCCCAAACTCAATGTTCAATACCCCTTCCAAAAGCCAATGACAGAGATTCCTATACTTCTTG GGGAATGGTGGGATAGAGACATCATCAGTGTGCAACGACAGGCGATTTTCACTGGCGCGGCGCCTAACGTCTCTGATGCATACACCATCAACGGCCAGCCGGGAGACCTCTACAGATGCTCAAGAAAAG AAACTGCAAAATTCTATGTCAAATCTGGGGAGACAGTTCTCTTGAGAATCATCAATGCTGCACTCAACCAAGAACTATTTTTCACCGTTGCCAACCATATGCTAACTGTGGTTGGAAACGACGCCGCCTACAACAAGCCCTTCGCCACTAGAGTGATCATGATCGGCCCCGGGCAGACCACCAACGTCCTACTCACTGCGGACCAGCTAGCCGGCCGTTACTACATGGCTGCACGCGCATACGCCACCGCTCAAAACGCAGCATTTGACAACACAACCACCACTGCAGTCTTGGAGTACTACTCTTCTCCTCCCCCTTCCACAAGGCCTCTGATGCCTGCGCTTCCGCGATTCAACGACACAAACTCAGCGACCACCTATACCAGCCAGCTCAGAAGCCTGCCATCCAACAACAACAGAGTCCCAACTCAAATCCATGAAAACCTCTTCTTCACCGTGGGATTAGGCCTCGTCAACTGCATCCCCGGCCCACGCTGCCAGGGGCCAAACAACACGCGCTTCGCTGCGAGCATGAACAACGTCTCATTCGTGCTTCCACGAACCACCTCGCTCTTACAAGCATACTACCAGAACATTCCAGGAGTTTTCACCACGGATTTCCCACCGGTGCCTCCTATTGCGTTCGACTACACAGGCAACGTGAGCAGGAGGCTGTGGCAGCCGCGCCGCGGGACTAAGCTGTACAAGCTCAAGTACGGCTCAAACGTGCAAGTAGTGTTGCAAGACACTGCCATCGTCTCAACAGAGGACCATCCCCTGCATCTCCATGGCTACCATTTCTACGTCGTAGGGCAGGGTTTCGGCAACTTCAATCCGAGAAGAGACACTGCGAGATTCAACCTCGTCGACCCACCTCTTCGCAACACCATCAATGTGCCGGTTGGAGGCTGGACCGTGATTCGTTTTGTTGCGGATAATCCTG GGGTGTGGCTGATGCACTGTCACATAGACTCACATCTGAGATGGGGTTTGGCCATGTCATTCTTGGTCGAAAACGGACCGGGGAAGATGCAGTCTGTCCAACCTCCTCCACCTGATCTGCCTCCTTGTTAA
- the LOC125200960 gene encoding uncharacterized protein LOC125200960: MNASADSHEDNGVCGSDSDSNADDSSDYYQPISSVDNGAEDSDDTAGEGDLSDRDPNSTFHQLPNGWLENGVSSLDISDDDDDAEKEVEEATESERAIERAFREDEARRNAPLTAENTGRVMDAMRQISFGGGAPDWAGQIPEDQWIDRLRRLRPPSSAASAPIDH; encoded by the coding sequence ATGAACGCATCAGCTGATTCGCACGAGGATAACGGCGTCTGCGGAAGCGACTCGGACTCCAATGCCGACGATTCAAGCGACTACTACCAGCCTATTTCCTCCGTCGATAACGGCGCCGAAGACTCAGACGACACCGCCGGCGAAGGAGATCTATCCGATCGAGATCCGAATTCTACTTTCCATCAACTACCAAATGGCTGGCTGGAAAACGGAGTATCGTCGCTTGACATAAGCGATGACGATGACGATGCAGAGAAGGAAGTCGAGGAGGCGACCGAATCTGAGAGGGCGATTGAGCGAGCTTTCAGAGAGGACGAGGCGCGTCGGAACGCTCCTCTCACGGCGGAGAACACCGGCAGGGTGATGGATGCGATGCGTCAGATCTCCTTCGGCGGCGGCGCTCCGGACTGGGCAGGCCAGATCCCCGAGGATCAGTGGATTGACCGGCTCCGGAGGTTGCGGCCGCCGTCCTCCGCCGCCTCTGCACCGATTGATCACTGA